A genomic region of Vicinamibacterales bacterium contains the following coding sequences:
- the larE gene encoding ATP-dependent sacrificial sulfur transferase LarE gives MTTTRKKTTTRKRKTTSTTTTSTTTGTATTTDFAPPPGGARLAGGADDQPGPGARACEARLEAVLLELGSVVVAFSGGVDSAYLAVVAARVLGVRALAVTGDSPSLPAYQREQAVRVAREFGLAHEFVQTHELDRAAYRANAGDRCFHCKTELYGTLTAMARARGFSAVVDGTNADDRGDYRPGRTAARAHGVRSPLDEVDLGKDDLRRLARACGLGIWDAPAAACLSSRVPHHTEVTAEVLGRIERAEDALRELGFRVVRVRHHGRLARLEFGRDELPRALEPGVAAALDAAVKATGYDEVAVDPRGYRQGSLNEPLLLRPVT, from the coding sequence ATGACGACGACGAGGAAGAAGACGACGACGAGGAAGAGGAAGACGACCTCGACGACGACGACGAGTACGACGACGGGGACGGCGACGACGACTGACTTCGCTCCGCCGCCAGGCGGCGCCCGGCTGGCGGGCGGCGCCGACGACCAGCCCGGCCCCGGCGCGCGCGCGTGCGAGGCGCGGCTGGAAGCCGTGCTCTTGGAGCTGGGCTCCGTCGTGGTGGCGTTCAGCGGCGGGGTCGACAGTGCCTACCTGGCCGTCGTGGCCGCGCGCGTCCTCGGGGTTCGCGCCCTGGCCGTGACGGGCGACAGCCCGTCGCTGCCCGCCTATCAGCGCGAGCAGGCCGTGCGCGTCGCGCGTGAGTTCGGCCTCGCCCACGAGTTCGTCCAGACCCACGAACTCGATCGCGCCGCCTACCGGGCCAACGCCGGCGACCGCTGCTTCCACTGCAAGACCGAGCTGTACGGCACCCTGACCGCGATGGCGCGTGCCCGCGGGTTCTCCGCGGTCGTCGATGGCACCAACGCGGACGATCGCGGCGACTACCGGCCGGGCCGCACGGCCGCGCGCGCGCACGGCGTGCGAAGCCCCCTCGACGAGGTGGATCTCGGGAAGGACGACCTCCGGCGTCTGGCGCGGGCGTGCGGGCTCGGCATCTGGGACGCGCCGGCCGCGGCGTGCCTCTCGTCGCGGGTGCCTCACCACACCGAAGTGACGGCCGAGGTCCTCGGCCGGATCGAGCGCGCCGAGGACGCCCTCCGCGAACTCGGCTTCCGCGTGGTGCGCGTGCGCCATCACGGCCGGCTGGCCCGGCTCGAGTTCGGGCGCGACGAACTGCCGCGCGCCCTCGAGCCCGGTGTGGCCGCGGCGCTCGACGCCGCGGTGAAGGCGACCGGATACGACGAGGTCGCCGTCGACCCACGGGGCTACCGTCAGGGCAGCCTCAACGAGCCGCTCCTGCTCCGCCCCGTCACGTGA